From Desulfatirhabdium butyrativorans DSM 18734, one genomic window encodes:
- a CDS encoding NfeD family protein: MEVLWWHWVSFGLILIGLELFIPSFTIIWFGIGGCGAGLYLYFFPKAGFSSQLFVWSLLSVIMTILWFWILRPRMVDKSRSGMSQEAIVGETGMVIRGNASMLERGRIRFAIPLLGAEEWDFISETPCAPGDRGRVLGIEGHVLKVERVETGKGM, from the coding sequence ATGGAAGTCCTCTGGTGGCACTGGGTATCCTTTGGTTTGATCCTGATCGGACTGGAACTGTTCATCCCCTCCTTCACCATCATCTGGTTCGGGATCGGCGGGTGCGGAGCAGGGCTCTATCTGTATTTCTTCCCGAAAGCCGGCTTTTCGTCCCAATTGTTCGTCTGGTCGCTGCTCTCCGTGATCATGACCATCCTGTGGTTCTGGATTCTAAGGCCGAGAATGGTGGACAAGAGCAGGTCGGGGATGTCTCAGGAGGCCATTGTCGGTGAAACGGGGATGGTGATCCGGGGGAATGCGTCCATGCTCGAACGAGGGCGCATCCGATTTGCCATACCGCTCTTGGGTGCGGAAGAATGGGATTTCATCAGTGAAACGCCGTGCGCCCCCGGCGACCGGGGCCGGGTTCTCGGCATCGAAGGGCATGTGCTGAAAGTGGAACGCGTTGAAACGGGAAAGGGGATGTAA
- a CDS encoding SPFH domain-containing protein — translation MSGGLTIILILTILVILTIFLGVRIVPQGYKHVVQRLGKYHTTLNPGLNFVIPYLDTIAHKVITKDISLDIPTQEVITKDNAVIMTNALAFINVIDPQKAVYGVDDFRFAIVNLIQTSLRSIIGEMDLDDALSSRELIKSKLKSAISDDVAPWGIVVKTVEIQDIKPSPTMQQAMEKQASAERSRRAAITEAEGQKVAAVLNAEGQKAARIQEAEGRLEASRRDAEAKVILAEATRQAIQQVSEAVGERELPAVYLLGERYVDAIKQLGLSPNAKVVAIPSDIVQSVKGLLAR, via the coding sequence ATGAGCGGAGGTCTTACGATCATTTTGATTCTGACCATTCTGGTGATCCTGACCATTTTTCTGGGGGTGAGGATCGTGCCGCAGGGGTACAAGCATGTTGTCCAACGCCTCGGCAAGTACCATACGACCCTCAACCCGGGCCTGAATTTCGTCATCCCCTATCTGGACACCATCGCTCACAAGGTCATCACCAAGGACATTTCCCTCGATATCCCCACCCAGGAAGTCATCACCAAGGACAACGCGGTCATCATGACCAATGCCCTCGCCTTCATCAACGTCATCGATCCGCAAAAGGCCGTCTACGGGGTGGATGATTTCCGTTTTGCCATCGTCAACCTGATCCAGACCTCCCTGCGCAGCATCATCGGCGAGATGGACCTCGATGACGCCCTGAGCTCCCGCGAACTCATTAAATCCAAACTCAAGTCCGCCATTTCAGACGATGTGGCTCCGTGGGGTATCGTGGTGAAAACGGTCGAAATCCAGGACATCAAGCCATCGCCTACGATGCAGCAGGCCATGGAAAAACAGGCATCCGCAGAGCGTTCCCGGCGGGCGGCCATCACGGAGGCCGAAGGACAGAAAGTGGCCGCCGTTCTGAATGCCGAGGGGCAGAAGGCGGCGAGGATTCAGGAGGCGGAAGGCCGGCTGGAGGCATCCAGACGGGATGCCGAAGCCAAGGTGATTCTGGCCGAGGCCACACGCCAGGCGATCCAGCAAGTGAGTGAGGCTGTCGGGGAAAGGGAGCTTCCGGCCGTGTATCTGCTGGGTGAGCGATACGTGGATGCCATCAAGCAACTGGGCCTCTCGCCAAACGCAAAAGTGGTCGCCATTCCTTCGGATATCGTGCAATCCGTCAAGGGGCTTCTGGCCCGTTGA